TCCGACCACCGTCGCGCGACGCGGTGGCCGAGCCGGTCGAGCACCAGCTCCAGCGCGGTCCGCCCCTGGGGGCCGATCTCCTCCTCGACCACCTCGAGGTCGAGCGGACCCGCGAGCATCCGCTCCAGCAGGTCCACCAGCGGCGCCGGCAGGGGTCGCAGCACGGTGGCCGACCCGGTGCCGGTCTCGTCGCCCACGGCGATCCCGTCGGCCAGCCGCCGTACGACGGTGCCCCGCCTCCACGCCGGCCCCGGCCGCAACACGGTCACGGAAGCGGTCACGGGCGCCGGGAACGGCGGGGCGAGGGTCACGGGCGCGCTCGGCATACGGCGACGCTGACACCCGCTCGGCCCGGCCGGGCCCACCCGACCCACCGCCATGACTTCGGTCATGGGTTGCGTGACCGCCGACCCCGCGGCGCTCGCCCACACCCCGTACGACAAAGGGGCTGCCTAGCGTCACGGACATCGCCCGATCCGTCACCCGAGCCGCAGGAGATCACGATGTCGAGCAAGGTCCGCGAAGTCGTCTCCCGCCGTCGGGCGCTCCAGTCCGGCGCCGCCCTCGTCGGCGTCGCCGCGACCCCGGTCGTGCTGAGCCGGATCGGCGGGGCCGGTCCGGCCAACGCCGCCGGTCCGCACGACCACGCCGCCATGACGGCCATGACCGCTGACGCGGGCTCGCACGACCACGCCGCCATGACCGCCGACGCCGTCGGCCCACCCCACCCGGCCGTCGCCGCAGCGGCGGCCGCCAAGTTCACCCGCGCGCTGCCGATCCTCGGAACCCAGAAGCCGCTCGCTCGGACGTCGACGACCGACGTCTACGCCAGCCGGATCGTCGACACCACCGCCGAGATCCTGCCTGGGGTGCGCAGCACGGTGCGCACCTACGACGGCAGCTTCTCCGGCACGGTCGTCCGGGCCACCCGCGGCCGTCGGGTCCTCATGGTGCAGACGAACAAGACCTCGGACCCGTCCTCGGTGCACCTGCACGGCGGCGTGACGCCGCAGCGCTGGGACGGCGGCGGGATGGCCGTCATCGCCCCCGGCAAGTCCAAGGAGTACGTCTACGCCAACACCCAGCCCGGCGCGACGCTCTGGCAGCACGACCACGTGCACCACGCGCACGCCGAGAACGTCTTCCGCGGCCTGGCCCGCCCCTACCTGTTGCACGACCCGGCCCAGGACGCCCTCAACCTCCCCTCCGGCGAGTACGACGTGCCGCTCGTGCTGCGCGACGCCCGCTTCGACAGCGACGGGCAGCTCGCCTACGTGATGGACGACGCCGAGGGCCGCTCGACGATCCTGGTCAACGGCGTGCCGTGGCCGGTCATGAAGGTCAAGGCGCGCAGGTACCGCCTGCGCTTCATCAACGCCGCCAACCTGCGCTTCTTCGTGATGGCGCTGTCCACCGGTACGCCGTTCACCCAGATCGGCGGGGACGGCGGCCTGCTCCCCGCGCCGTGGCAGGCGCCGGTCATCGCGATCTCGCCCGGCGAGCGCGCCGAGGTCGTCGTCGACTTCTCGGCGTACCCGAAGGGCACCGTGCTCACCCTCGACAACTACATCGGGCCTGGCCCGATGGAGGACGTCGGCAAGGTGATGGCCTTCGAGGTCGGCGACCCGGCGCCCGACACCAGCACCGTGCCCGCGAGCCTCGCGCCCCTGCCGGCCCTGAAGCCGGCCGCCGTACGACGCCGCTTCGAGCTGGCGATGGACGAGCCGGGCAGCGGCGGCATGGCGGCCACCATCAACGGCCTCGCCTTCGACCACGACCGGATCGACACCACCGTGCCGTGGGGCAGCACCGAGGAGTGGACGGTCGTCAACACCAACGCGACGCTGCCGCACAACTTCCACACCCACCTGGTGCCGTTCCGGGTGCTCAGCCGTGACGGGAAGCCGGTCGGCCTCGACGAGAGCGGCCTCAAGGACACCGTGCAGATCTTCCCCGGTCAGACGGTCGTGCTGCGGCTGACCTTCGACAGCCACCGCGGCGTCTACCCCTACCACTGCCACATGCTCGACCACTCGGACATGGGCATGATGGCGCAGATGAAGGTCGTGTGACCCCGTGACCACCGCCCTCCTCACCACGCCGGCCGAGCCCCAGGTCGCCCCTGGAGCCGCCCCGGGGATCGACCTGGCCACCGGGTACATCGCCCGCCTGCTCGCCGTCTGGGACGCCGACCCCGACCGCGACGTCGTCCTCACCGACGCGCTCGTCCTCACCGCCGGCGACCTGGCGCGGCGTACCCGCGCGCTCGCCGTCCGGCTGGGCGCCGCCGGCGTCGGACCGGGCACGACGGTCGCGCTGCTCACCGTCCCCAACGACCCCGCCATGCTCACCGCACGCTGGGCCGCGCACCGCTGCGGCGCCACCGTCGTGCACGTGCGATCGATGAACCCACGCACCGACGAGGTCGAGCTGCCGCTCGACGCGCAGGCCGACGTGCTGCGCACCACCCGTCCGCTCGTGCTGCTCACCGACGACGCCACGTCGGACCGGGCCCGGCGGCTGGTCGGCCTGGTCCCCGGCACCGAGGTCGTCGCGCTCGACGACACCGACACCCACACGGACACCCACACCGACGCCGTCCTGCCGACGCACGTCGACCCGGCCTCGCTCGCCCTGGTCGACTTCACCAGCGGCACGGTCAACGCTCCCAAGCTGGTCGCCCAGTCGTGGGCGTCGCGCGAGCGCCTCGTCGCCCGCCTGACCGGCGCCACCGACCCCGCGGGACCGACCCGCTTCCTCAGCGTCACGCCGATCAGCCACACCACCGCGCCGATGATCGACGCCGCCCTCCTCGGCGGCGGGTCCGTCGTGCTGCACCCGGGCTTCGACGTCGACGCCGTGCTCGGCGCCGTCACCGACCGGGCCGTCACCGACGTCTACCTCGCCGTCCCGCACCTGCTCGCGCTCCTCGACGACGGCCGGTTGCCGACCACCGACCTGACCGGCCTGCGCCGCGTCGTCTACAG
The Nocardioides plantarum genome window above contains:
- a CDS encoding class I adenylate-forming enzyme family protein, whose product is MTTALLTTPAEPQVAPGAAPGIDLATGYIARLLAVWDADPDRDVVLTDALVLTAGDLARRTRALAVRLGAAGVGPGTTVALLTVPNDPAMLTARWAAHRCGATVVHVRSMNPRTDEVELPLDAQADVLRTTRPLVLLTDDATSDRARRLVGLVPGTEVVALDDTDTHTDTHTDAVLPTHVDPASLALVDFTSGTVNAPKLVAQSWASRERLVARLTGATDPAGPTRFLSVTPISHTTAPMIDAALLGGGSVVLHPGFDVDAVLGAVTDRAVTDVYLAVPHLLALLDDGRLPTTDLTGLRRVVYSGTPSAAWRVRQAVAAFGGSLVQVYGATETGGISALTAEDHLEPELHGTVGRPFPWVEVEIRNDDIVVPAGGTGEIHVRSETVMTGYLGADDPHDAVADGWVATGDLGRWDRHGYLELLGRVGGVIKTGGLKIYPAAVEAALTQHPAVRQAVVEGRRSCDEREHVHATISCAPGSCTPAELHDHVAVLLSESHAPTEFTFWSGIPLTDRGKPDYQAMRAADGGLR
- a CDS encoding multicopper oxidase family protein — its product is MSSKVREVVSRRRALQSGAALVGVAATPVVLSRIGGAGPANAAGPHDHAAMTAMTADAGSHDHAAMTADAVGPPHPAVAAAAAAKFTRALPILGTQKPLARTSTTDVYASRIVDTTAEILPGVRSTVRTYDGSFSGTVVRATRGRRVLMVQTNKTSDPSSVHLHGGVTPQRWDGGGMAVIAPGKSKEYVYANTQPGATLWQHDHVHHAHAENVFRGLARPYLLHDPAQDALNLPSGEYDVPLVLRDARFDSDGQLAYVMDDAEGRSTILVNGVPWPVMKVKARRYRLRFINAANLRFFVMALSTGTPFTQIGGDGGLLPAPWQAPVIAISPGERAEVVVDFSAYPKGTVLTLDNYIGPGPMEDVGKVMAFEVGDPAPDTSTVPASLAPLPALKPAAVRRRFELAMDEPGSGGMAATINGLAFDHDRIDTTVPWGSTEEWTVVNTNATLPHNFHTHLVPFRVLSRDGKPVGLDESGLKDTVQIFPGQTVVLRLTFDSHRGVYPYHCHMLDHSDMGMMAQMKVV